The Plectropomus leopardus isolate mb chromosome 15, YSFRI_Pleo_2.0, whole genome shotgun sequence genome has a segment encoding these proteins:
- the dact2 gene encoding dapper homolog 2: protein MLSRKGSCAGMVTAAAGVDRSRVGERLQAALAGLQELHLLRDRQSDMVSWALRMDREEPVTAVHAGPETLRMMGAEEQRLEATLTTLKQQLSRLRKQDVGLKTHLQQLDQQISELKLDVSKASTEQLESDSRPSSGFYELSDGGSCSLSNSCTSVYSECLSSSQTSLLLFPTSPNSHISPPSQVDICRRRSADESTTQPNPQRATGLHLGSSRIRASTEKARPRPVSTGDLDRMIAQGPSYYKSVDAKKPSMCSNVKTSTVDPKFHSNLVSRSGTEVYHYPSPLHAVALQSPIFSHGGDPTAPGPLEGQVPQVNGSDTLRRAQMGHETKTMGYIDKLLLRSLSKIQSETGTLQKPSDYHRRPTEVLTVFPEVSQKDVPALQPLPAQTTSIIPIDSDQKRHCMTFSSQEPADNTNHNQSVGAPEASYRYSYPAAVREYSSDEVTTLSLRKNDKPKGEYGSLARSSSENRHGDHPESMPSERKGHRQRSAMAHSSSTEESQGFEVHAGHTASPEFVHAKFVPAGSQRVKVRQADRKTKAVKLRRKSCEKPRASRQQHGYSSGERTRESNSGTRGDQRRSGKGKVTQKFSTCHTEERRQGSGSDSSHCSPALMYTHKVHPKPHPIPAAMKSSKGRRLQCVEYEQPVEQRKRKQGAAKWPSDMEMFQASCAQRQRSKQPHVQAPGSMQMVRSISARSGQWIGPPRSFQTSISSNSFLHNLNARYPPAAFHVSSQYPPRCESEYSAECASLFHSTIAESSEGEMSDNTTNRFGDSESGQSFQSFSDSDSSLSLDEEDQVDSQDERGLVWAEAALGPTAAGRPLQQLPRPEPSACRIKASRALKKKIRRFQPASLKVMTLV from the exons ATGCTGAGCAGGAAGGGCTCTTGCGCGGGGATGGTGACCGCCGCAGCCGGGGTGGATCGCAGCAGGGTCGGGGAGAGGCTGCAGGCTGCTCTGGCCGGGCTGCAGGAGCTGCATCTGCTGAGAGACAGGCAAAGCGACATGGTGAGCTGGGCGCTGAGGATGGACCGAGAGGAGCCCGTCACTGCTGTGCACGCAGGCCCGGAGACTCTCAGGATGATGGGAGCTGAGGAGCAGCGGCTGGAGGCGACGCTGACAACCCTAAAGCAACAGCTG TCTCGTCTTCGGAAACAGGATGTAGGCTTGAAGACTCACTTGCAGCAGCTGGACCAACAGATCAGTGAGCTGAAGCTGGATGTGAGCAAGGCCTCCACAGAGCAGCTGGAGAGTGACAGCAGGCCAAGTTCAG GTTTCTATGAGCTCAGCGATGGTGGCTCCTGCTCACTGTCCAACTCCTGCACCTCTGTGTACAGCGAGTGTCTTTCATCCTCCCAAACAAGCCTTCTCCTCTTTCCTACGAGCCCTAACTCCCACATCAGCCCACCATCACAAGTAGACATATGCCGCCGGCGTTCTGCTGATGAGAGCACTACTCAGCCCAACCCTCAGCGGGCAACAGGCCTCCATCTGGGCAGCAGCAGGATCCGAGCAAGCACGGAAAAAGCTCGTCCAAGACCTGTATCAACAG GTGATCTTGACAGGATGATTGCTCAAGGACCAAGCTACTACAAATCTGTGGACGCAAAGAAACCCTCAATGTGCTCAAACGTGAAGACCTCCACAGTTGATCCCAAGTTCCACAGCAACCTAGTGTCCCGCAGTGGGACTGAAGTGTACCACTACCCCAGCCCTTTACATGCTGTGGCTCTCCAGAGTCCAATCTTTTCCCATGGGGGAGACCCAACAGCACCTGGACCTCTAGAGGGCCAAGTACCCCAAGTAAACGGTTCGGACACCCTCCGGAGGGCACAAATGGGTCATGAGACTAAGACTATGGGTTACATTGACAAGCTTCTCCTGCGCAGCTTAAGCAAAATCCAGAGTGAAACAGGCACTCTACAGAAACCAAGTGACTATCACAGGAGGCCCACTGAAGTTTTAACTGTGTTTCCCGAAGTGTCTCAGAAAGACGTGCCTGCGCTGCAGCCTCTTCCAGCCCAGACCACAAGCATTATCCCGATAGATAGTGACCAGAAGAGACACTGCATGACATTTTCCAGCCAAGAGCCAGCTGATAACACAAACCACAATCAGTCAGTGGGAGCCCCTGAGGCTTCATACCGATACTCCTATCCTGCTGCCGTGAGGGAGTACAGCTCCGATGAGGTCACCACCTTATCTTTAAGGAAAAATGATAAACCCAAAGGAGAATATGGTAGCTTAGCAAGAAGCAGTTCGGAGAATAGACATGGGGATCATCCAGAGTCAATGCCATCAGAGAGGAAGGGCCATAGGCAAAGATCGGCGATGGCTCACAGCTCCAGCACAGAGGAGAGTCAGGGCTTTGAGGTTCACGCTGGTCACACAGCTTCCCCTGAGTTTGTCCATGCCAAATTTGTCCCTGCTGGATCTCAAAGGGTCAAGGTGAGACAAGCAGACCGTAAAACCAAAGCAGTGAAACTAAGGAGAAAAAGCTGTGAGAAGCCTCGAGCATCGAGGCAGCAACATGGCTACTCCTCAGGTGAAAGGACCAGAGAGTCCAATAGTGGAACCAGGGGGGATCAGAGAAGATcaggaaaaggaaaagtgaCCCAGAAATTCAGCACCTGTCACACAGAGGAGCGCAGACAGGGCTCAGGCTCAGACTCCAGCCATTGCAGCCCTGCACTCATGTACACCCACAAGGTCCATCCTAAGCCACATCCCATCCCTGCTGCTATGAAATCCAGTAAAGGCCGCAGACTGCAGTGTGTGGAGTATGAGCAGCCTGtagagcagaggaagagaaagcaGGGGGCTGCCAAATGGCCGTCTGACATGGAGATGTTCCAGGCCTCATGTGCTCAGCGTCAGAGGTCAAAACAGCCCCATGTGCAGGCACCAGGGAGCATGCAGATGGTCCGCAGTATCAGTGCCAGGTCAGGCCAGTGGATAGGACCTCCTCGATCCTTCCAAACCTCCATCTCCTCTAACTCTTTCCTCCATAATCTGAATGCCAGATACCCTCCAGCAGCCTTCCATGTGTCCAGCCAATACCCGCCCAGATGTGAGTCAGAGTACTCGGCTGAATGCGCCTCACTGTTTCACTCCACCATCGCTGAAAGCAGCGAGGGGGAGATGAGTGATAACACCACCAACCGCTTCGGAGATAGCGAGTCTGGCCAGAGCTTCCAGTCCTTCTCGGACTCTGACAGCAGCCTGTCCCTGGACGAGGAGGACCAGGTGGACAGCCAGGATGAGAGAGGTCTGGTGTGGGCTGAGGCTGCGCTGGGGCCCACTGCAGCTGGACGGCCCCTCCAGCAGCTCCCACGCCCCGAGCCATCAGCCTGCCGCATCAAAGCTTCCCGAGCCCTGAAGAAGAAGATCCGACGGTTCCAGCCTGCCTCTCTGAAGGTCATGACCCTAGTATAG